A region of the Pelecanus crispus isolate bPelCri1 chromosome 1, bPelCri1.pri, whole genome shotgun sequence genome:
AAGTGGACACATTGAAATACTTAACAGGaagccaagaagaaaaagagaaaaggagagtagtcagggagaaaaaaagcaaaacaaccgTTGCCTCCACCCCACCAATTTGGTTCCTGTGGTGACAGAGCCTTCTATATCTTGTGTTGTAACAGAAAAGTAGTATTCCTGTACATAGCATCATGATAGGCAATTACTCTGTGGTAATGAATCTCAAATTCAAGCTATTTACTGAAATAATCCCCTGCTTGGTATCCATTACCTAATCAGTTTCCACTTCGATGAGATTAACACCTTCCTTAACACCCTTTTATCCGGTATCACTATAGTGATAAGCCAGATGCTTAAAATTGTAAATTTTTTATGCCTGCAAATTAGTTGGTGCTTAATAGCAAAGTCAGGTATTTCTCAGCAGTTGCAAAGGTGTGCTTTAAAATACCAAGTTTAGCACTTTTATGTTTATCAGGTGACTTCTATTGAAAGTTTTAGGGGTACCCAAAGgacctttcttctgaaattgtATGTATTAtatcctccccatccctcctcaaTAGTTCTAAATGTATTAACCTCTGAAGTATGCCCATCACTGACCAGTATAAATCCTGAACTACAAATCACTacacaccttaaaaaaaaatattataaaacatACCTGACTTAATAGCTGTCCATGAAAAATGTTGTTAACCACATTCAAAACCTGTTTTATAAGTTTTCTTTGAGAAGCAGGGATGAGAGCTGGGTATCTGGTCCCTGTAGTCTCCAGTTCCTGCTGCACTTTATCCAAAAGTTCACAGAGAAATTCCTGAGCATCTTGTTGGGCATATCCTCTGAAGGCTGGAATTAGTCTCCACACAGAATGAAGCATGGCAAAAGGAGACACCAGCGCCCATTTGCCAGACCACATAACTTGGAACAGAGTATGCAGCTCATGACAGAGAGAAATATGCTTTGAACTGGGCTCCCTGGGCTGAATAAGTTccatatttctgctttttgatGCTCCTCCACTTAATCCAGAGGATAAACTAGGCCGCCTCACAGAAGAGgatccttttgctttctcttggtTCTCATTCATATGTAATGTTGAGGCAGCTACTGACAGGTGTTTAGATGAAGATCTGGTTTTACCATTGGTTGCTGTTGCCAGCAGTTCCTGAGTTTGGTTGAGATCaagctttaaaaagcattctCGAAAAATAAGTAAGTGACTTAATACCTGAAGGATAGAATTCATATAACATGTATTTCCCAGGTTTCTCAGTCCTGTTACCCCAGGAGTCACTGTGGGCCTTCGTTTAATTGGAGAGtcacttatttttttcaatcttACTTCATCTGAGGTATATGTTGTTTTCAACTCTGCCACAGATTCCATGTTCTGTGATGTTTtttgcaggcagggtgctgtTTCTGAGGACATTCTAATCTGATTTTGTAAACGACTGCTCTTTCTCGGAGGcatcttttccatctctgctttcAACTCACGCTTTCGttcttgtcttctcttcctagctttgtcccttctttcctctgcttcttcccGACgcctttcttcttccaaaattttttttccagtaggtGTCAACTCAAGCCATGATCTGAATATTTTGCCCAGGAACGCACGCCGTCGGTGCCAGAGAGCTGTGAACATGCGATCTTCATTCCGAAGCAAGGCTTGGGCACCACCATGTGAAAGGTAAGAATCATCACTTGTACCCATAGAACGCAAAGTCCTCCCACTTCGAGTAGTGCACTCATAGTTTTGATTCTTGATTGCACTTAATGTACTTCGCAACAGTTTTAAATCACCAGTTGCGTTATCATTAAGAACATAATCATCACAGAGATAACAGAAAACATACAGCTCATTTACTTCCAATGCCACTGGGTGACTGCTGTCCTGAAAGTGCTTTAGTGCATGTTCTTCAATGTATCTTCCACACGCCACATGTGAGCAGCTGAGGCACGCCCACACAGATTCGGTAGTATTGCAGTCCATGCAATGCCATTTCTGAGGATTCAAAATGGAGTGATCTTGGGCCAGTCGCAGGCGTCCTATGTGCTTACACTTATCCATTGTTAAAACTCGAATGGCAGAGATATGCTGGCAAAACACATCATCCAAACTATTTTCTGTCCATGATATTTCAATctgcagctaaaaaaaaaaaaaaaggtataagtTACAGTTCATAAATACCCAACTGTATCACTTTTACAGGTGTCAGTATACCAAACTCATACTTGAGGTTAAGATCATGACCTCCATCCAGGTAAGTCCCACCAAAAATACAAAGGCAGTCAGTCATGTGGAGCCACAATCAACGTCATCAACGGCAGCTCGAAGTTCAGACTAAACGGTCTGAATACCAGTGTTTATGTTCCCAGTACCTTCTGGCTCAGGACTGAAGCACACTAGGTAAACTTTAgattggggggagggggtgggaagAGCCCAAAGGAGCACTGATTTATCAAAAGACACTGTTGTAGAGTTTGGATACAAACACAACCTGAAgtgggacaggttgcccagagaagctgtggatgccccatccctggaagtgttcaaggtcaggctggacggggctttgagcaacctgatctagtggaaggtgtccctgcccatggcagggggcgTTGGACTAAATatctctgaaggtcccttccaacccaaaagattctgtgattctaaaatGCTCCTATTAATTCTATCCCTAAGCATACAGGTGCAGAAATGCAAAGTTCACTTAAATTTATTATGTTTACACAGTGCCAACAGTTCAGACAAATGAGCCTTTATACAACTCAAACCCTTAATTAAACCACACCTTTAATTAAATCACTGCACCTTTGTGCTCAGGCAAGCCCATTATACCAGTGCTTTCTACAATAATGTATCTTCAATCAGTACATTTTAACGTGTCATCCTAACACCTCTGAAAGAAAGAGCATGACCTGGAAAAGCAGAACTTGATTTCTTCATAAGACAGAAATACCACCAGTTATCTACCTCAGGTGCTGCACActtttaaactgccttttaaACAGAGCTTTCTAATCCATGtcttcaaaaaaataatttaaaaatttgacTAGCACTAGCTTATATTCTTCAATAAGTTTACCTGGCAA
Encoded here:
- the USP44 gene encoding ubiquitin carboxyl-terminal hydrolase 44, with product MDKCKHIGRLRLAQDHSILNPQKWHCMDCNTTESVWACLSCSHVACGRYIEEHALKHFQDSSHPVALEVNELYVFCYLCDDYVLNDNATGDLKLLRSTLSAIKNQNYECTTRSGRTLRSMGTSDDSYLSHGGAQALLRNEDRMFTALWHRRRAFLGKIFRSWLELTPTGKKILEEERRREEAEERRDKARKRRQERKRELKAEMEKMPPRKSSRLQNQIRMSSETAPCLQKTSQNMESVAELKTTYTSDEVRLKKISDSPIKRRPTVTPGVTGLRNLGNTCYMNSILQVLSHLLIFRECFLKLDLNQTQELLATATNGKTRSSSKHLSVAASTLHMNENQEKAKGSSSVRRPSLSSGLSGGASKSRNMELIQPREPSSKHISLCHELHTLFQVMWSGKWALVSPFAMLHSVWRLIPAFRGYAQQDAQEFLCELLDKVQQELETTGTRYPALIPASQRKLIKQVLNVVNNIFHGQLLSQVTCLACDNKSNTIEPFWDLSLEFPERYHCNGKEMSTQYPCLLTEMLAKFTETEALEGKIYACDQCNTKRRKFSSKPVILTEAQKQLMVCRLPQVLRLHLKRFRWSGRNHREKIGVHVNFDQMLNMEPYCCRESLKSLLPDCFIYDLSAVVMHHGKGFGSGHYTAYCYNSEGGFWVHCNDSKLNMCTMEEVCKAQAYILFYSQRLTQANGQGKIPCPSTAESQQQTELADCSME